One Pagrus major chromosome 11, Pma_NU_1.0 genomic region harbors:
- the LOC141004823 gene encoding insulin-like growth factor-binding protein 1 produces MLATGGLYLRHVVVAAVCSVLATGTLGSPVVGPEPIRCAPCTPEKLSQCPAVAPGCAEVLREPGCGCCFACALAAGELCGIYTAPCGSGLRCTPRPGDPRPLHSLTRGQAVCTESTEPEPTPEPQTQDQGEPEAEMENAAIVSDPGSSHYLPGHSKPYDPRAAADAQESMKAKLVTIRKKLLETGPCHVELQRALDKIAKSQQKLGDKLTRFYLPNCDKRGLYKPKQCESSLDGQRGRCWCVSSWNGKKILGSTDLPADAECP; encoded by the exons ATGTTGGCCACGGGTGGATTATATTTGCGGCACGTCGTGGTGGCAGCGGTGTGCTCCGTGCTGGCCACAGGGACGCTGGGGTCCCCGGTGGTGGGGCCAGAGCCGATCCGATGCGCCCCGTGTACTCCGGAGAAGCTGAGCCAGTGTCCAGCGGTAGCGCCCGGTTGCGCCGAGGTGCTGCGGGAGCCCGGCTGTGGATGCTGCTTCGCCTGCGCCCTGGCGGCTGGGGAGCTGTGCGGGATCTACACGGCGCCGTGCGGTTCCGGACTGAGGTGCACCCCGAGACCCGGCGACCCCCGGCCGCTGCACTCCCTCACCCGGGGACAAGCCGTGTGCACGGAGAGCACTGAGCCCGAGCCGACCCCCGAGCCCCAGACACAAG ATCAGGGAGAGCCAGAGGCTGAGATGGAGAACGCAGCCATCGTCTCGGACCCCGGCTCCAGCCACTACCTCCCCGGCCACAGTAAGCCCTACGACCCGCGGGCTGCTGCCGACGCTCAGGAGAGCATGAAAGCCAAACTCGTCACCATCCGCAAGAAGCTGCTGGAAACG GGGCCCTGTCatgtggagctgcagagagcCTTGGACAAGATTGCCAAATCCCAGCAGAAATTAGGAGACAAATTAACCAGATTCTACCTCCCCAACTGTGACAAACGTGGGCTTTACAAACCAAAACAG tgtGAGTCCTCTCTGGACGGACAGAGGGGTCGATGCTGGTGTGTGAGCTCCTGGAACGGCAAGAAGATTTTAGGATCGACCGACCTGCCTGCAGACGCCGAGTGCCCTTAA